GAGCCCGTAGCGACGCGCCGGAGGCTCACGACACACCGTCCTCACCGGACAGACGGCGGGGCGGTGCGGCAGTATCCTGTGCAGTCGTGGGCACCTGGCGCACCGGGCGCACGACGGGGTGGGAGGCGGCCGGATGCAGGCGACGCAACGGGTCCGGTTAGGACGCACCGAGGTCGAGGTGACCCGGCTGGGCGTCGGTCTGGCCCAGATCGGTGGGCTCTACACCCCGGTCGGTGACTCCGCCGCCCGGGTCACCGTGGACACCGCCTGGGATCTCGGTCTGCGCTACTTCGACACCGCGCCGCTCTACGGCTGCGGCCTGTCGGAGCGCCGGGCCGGGGCGGTGCTGGCCGACCGGCCACGCGCCGAGTTCACCCTCTCCACCAAGGTCGGCCGGCTGCTGGTGCCCGGCGACGACGATCCCCAGGGAATCTGGGCCGAGCCCACCGGGCTGCGACCGGTCTTCGACTTCAGCTACGCCGGGGTGCGCCGCTCGTACGCCGACAGCCTGGAGCGCCTGGGCCTGGACCGGATCGACATCGCGCACATCCACGACCCGGACGCCCACCTGGCCGACGCCCTGCGGCAGGCCTACCCGGCCCTGGCCGACCTGCGGGCGGCCGGGGAGATCGGGGCGGTGAGCGCCGGCATGAACCAGGCCCCGGCGTTGGTGACGCTGGCCCGCGCCGCCGACCTCGACTGCGTCATGCTGGCCGGCCGCTACACCCTGCTGGACCAGTCGGGCCTGGCCGAGCTGCTGCCGCTCTGTCAGCGGCGGCAGATCTCGGTCCTCGCCGCCGGGGTCTACAACTCCGGCCTGCTGGCCGACCCGAAACCCGGGGCGTTCTACGACTACGCCCCGGCCGACGCGGCGCTGGTGGAGCGGGCCCACGCGATCCGGACCGTCTGCGACCGGCACGGGGTGCCGCTGCGGGCCGCCGCCATCCAGTTCCCCCTCGGGCATCCGGCGGTGGCCAGCGTGGTGGTCGGCGCGCACGATCCCCGGCAGATCGCCGACAACATCACCATGTTCGAGTGGGACATCCCCGGTGCGCTCTGGGCCGACCTGAAGCGGGCCGGTCTGCTGGCCCGGGAGGTTCCCACGCCGTGACCGACCGCCGTCGTCTGGAGCGTGCTCTGGGAGACTGACGGGGCGGACCGGTGGGCGCGCGACGCGCCACACCGGAGGCGGCGGGGGGCACTCCGGCGTCAACGGTAGGCTGCGGACGGCGTCCGAGTGACCTAAGGGGAACGCGTGTTTGGCGGAACGGTTGCCGGGTCGGTTGTGGCCTGCGGAAAACCGGCGTGAGTCACGGGCTGCGCGCCGGCGACCCGGCCCGACTCGGCGGTTACGAGTTGCTCGACCGGCTCGGCGAGGGTGGCATGGGCAGCGTCTTCCTGGCCCGCTCGCCGCAGGGACGGCGGGTCGCGGTCAAGGTCGTCCGGGCGGACCTGTCGCACGACGACGAGTTCCGGGGCCGGTTCCGCAGCGAGGTCAACCGGGCTCGCCAGGTCCCACCGTTCTGCACGGCCGAGGTGCTGGACGCCGACCCGGACCACGACCCGCCGTATCTGGTGGTGGAGTACGTCGAGGGGCCGAGCCTGGCGCAGTTCGTCCGGGACCAGGGGCCCCTGGGGGCGGCCGGGGTGCACAGCATGGCGGTCGGGGTGGCCACCGCGCTCACCGCCATCCACGGCGCCGGGGTCATCCACCGGGACCTGAAGCCGGCGAACGTGCTGCTCGCCCCGGGCGGGGTCAAGGTCATCGACTTCGGCATCGCCCGTGCCTTCGAGGCGACCAGCCGGCACACCCGGACCAACCAGCTGGTCGGGACCGCCGCGTACATGGCGCCGGAGCGCTTCGAGCCGGCATCCGGCCAGCCGGTGGGTCCGGCCGCCGACGTGTTCGCCTGGGGCGCGGTGGTCGGCTACGCGGCGACCGGCCGTAACCCGTTCGGCGGGAATTCCGCCACCGACACCGCGATGCGGATCCTCACCCAACCGCCGGACCTGACCGGGCTCGACGGGCCGCTGCGGGAGCTGGTCGGCCGGGCCCTGGCCAAGAATCCCGCGGACCGGCCCACCGCCCGGGAGCTGCTCGACGGGTTGCTGACGGCGGCGCCCTCGACGAGCCCGGCGCAGCCGGCCCCTGCGGCGGCGGTGTCGCCCGCCCCGACCGGTGCCGCGGGTGACGGCGGGTATCCGACCGACGGTGCGGGCTCGGGCCGGCGACGTCGGCTCACCGGGCTGGCGGTGACCGCCGTGGTGATCGCGGCGCTGGTGTCCAGCGCCCTGTTCGGCCCGCAACTACTGGGCGGCGGCGCTGATCGGGACCCGGTCGGTTCGACGGGCAACGGCACGCCGGCGGCTGACGGGCCGACGTCGCCGGCAGCGGGTACGCCGAGTCCGTCGCCGTCGCCGTCGGGGACGGATCGGACCCGGGCCATGCTCTCCGGAGAGCGCCGTGTCCTGCTGCACGTGGTGCAGATCGACCGGGATCTTTCGCTGCCGTTCGACCGCACGTTGCGCGTCGGCGACGGGACCGGACCGGACGCCCTGTTCGTGCTCGATCCGGTCGGTGTGGATTACATGATCAAATCGCTGAACCCGGACGTCGCCCACCAGCCGTGCCTCGGGGTCAAGATCGATTCGGCGGGTTACGCCTCGTTGGTCGGCGTCGACTGTCAGCCGACGCCGGCCACCGTCTTCGACATCTCCCGCGACGGCTGGGACGACAAGGGTCGCCTGGCGTACTCCATCATCAACGAGACGTACGGCGTGCTGGAGTGGAACGCGGACGAGAAGCGGCTGCACGTGCAGGAGCAGGGCGACGCCCCGGTCGGCACCACCTTCAGTCTGGTCGACCGCGGCGCGCTCTGACCGACCCACGTCGGGCCGGTTCGGATGCGGGCCGCAGAGGCACCTCGTCGGGGCGGGGTCGGCTCGACAAGGGTCTCCTGCACCCCCCCCCGAGAGCTGAGGCCCACCCGAGAAAGGCACCCCTTGTGAAGATCGTCGCCGCAGACGTCATCGTCTCCAGCCCGGACCGCAACTTCGTCACCCTCAAGATCACCACTGAGGACGGCCTCACCGGTCTGGGCGACGGCACCCTCAACGGACGCGAGCTCTCCGTCGCCTCGTACCTGCGCGACCACGTCGCCCCGCTGCTGGTCGGGCGGGACGCGCACAACATCGAGGACGCCTGGCAGTTCCTCTACCGCTCGGCGTACTGGCGGCGCGGCCCGGTCACCATGGCCGCCATCGCCGCCGTCGACGTGGCCCTCTGGGACATCAAGGCCAAGGCCGCCGGCATGCCGCTCTACCAGCTGCTCGGCGGGGCGTCCCGGACCGGCATCATGGCCTACGGGCACGCCTCGGGCCGGGACCTGCCGGAGCTGTTCGACTCGATCCGCGCCCACCTCGACGAGGGATTCCGGTCGATCCGGGTGCAGACCTCGGTGCCCGGCATCAACGCCGTGTACGGCGTCGCCGCCCAGCCCAGCAGCGGCGGCAAGCGGTACGACTACGAGCCGGCCCAGCGCATCCCGCTGCCGGCCGAGGAGGACTGGGACACCCGGGCGTACCTGCGGCACCTGCCCGGCGTCTTCGAGGCGGTACGCGCCGAGTTCGGCCCGGAGCTGCCGCTGCTGCACGACGGCCACCACCGGATGACCCCGATCCAGGCCGCCAGGCTCGGCAAGTCGCTGGAGCCGTACGACCTGTTCTGGCTGGAGGACTGCACCCCGGCGGAGAACCAGGAGGCGCTGCGGCTGGTCCGCCAGCACACCACCACGCCGCTGGCCATCGGCGAGATCTTCAACACCGTGTGGGACTACCAGACGCTGATCCGGGAGCAGCTGATCGACTACGTGCGCTCGGCCGTCACCCACACCGGTGGCATCACCGCGATGCGCAAGCTGCTGGACTTCGCCGCCCAGTACCAGATCAAGTCGGGCATCCACGGACCGACCGACATCTCGCCGGTGGGCATGGCCGCCGCTCTGCACCTGGACCTGGCCATCCACAACTTCGGCATCCAGGAGTACATGCGCCACGGCGAGCTGACCAACGAGGTGTTCCGCCAGTCGTTCACCTTCGCCGACGGTTACCTGCACCCGGGTGACCAGCCCGGCATCGGCGTCGAGCTGGATGAGGAGGCCGCCGCCCGGTTCCCGTACCAGCCGGCGTACCTGCCGTACAACCGGCTCAAGGACGGCACCGTCCATGACTGGTGAGGTACCGGCGACCCGGCACGTGGTGGTGATGGGGGTCTCCGGCGCGGGCAAGACGACGGTCGCCGTCGGTCTCGCCGCGGCGACCGGGCTGACCTTCGCCGAGGCCGACGTGCTGCGGCAGGGGCCACCGGCGGTGGACTTCGTGCACCTGGCCGGGCCGACCGAGATCATCCGCGCCCGGCTGTCGGTGCGGGAGGGTCACTACATGCCGCCCAGCCTGCTCGACTCGCAGACCGCCACCCTGGAGCCGCTCCTCCCCGACGAGCAGGGCATCATCCTGGACCTGGAGTCGTCCACCGAGACCCTGGTCGACGCGGCGGTCGCGCAACTCGGTCTGCCGACGTCGGGCCGGTCGGCCGGACCGCCGCCGTCGCCGACCCCGGCTCGCCGGTGACCGCCGTGCCTGATCGGTCGTGCCTGATCAGCGGTGGATAATGCCGGTATGCGCGAGCCTGCCATGACGGATGTCGCCCGCCTCGCAGGCGTCTCCCACCAGACCGTCTCCCGGGTGCTCAACGACCACCCGAACGTCCGGGAGGCGACCAGACTGCGGGTGCGGGCGGCCATCGCCGAACTCGGGTACCGACCCAACCGGGCCGCGCGCACCCTGGTCACCGGCCGCTCGCAGTTGATCGGCGTGGTCGCGCAGAACAGCACCCTGTACGGTCCCGCGTCGCTGCTGGCGGCCTTCGAGCAGGCGGCGGCCCAGGCCGGTTTCGCGGTGAGCGTCGGCAGCGTCAGCACCCTGGACCGCCGGTCGATCCTCGCCGCGGTGGAACGGCACCTCGACCACCGGGTCGCCGGCATCGTGGTGATCGCGCCGGTGGCCTCGGCCAACGAGGCCCTGGACCACCTGCCCGACCAGGTGCCGGCGGTGACCGTCGACGGGGACCTGAACCGGCAGGCCGCGCTGGTCACCGTCGACCAGGTCGCCGGGGCGGCGATGGCCACCCGGCACCTGCTGGAGCACGGCCACCGGACCGTGTGGCACGT
Above is a window of Micromonospora yangpuensis DNA encoding:
- a CDS encoding gluconokinase, which produces MTGEVPATRHVVVMGVSGAGKTTVAVGLAAATGLTFAEADVLRQGPPAVDFVHLAGPTEIIRARLSVREGHYMPPSLLDSQTATLEPLLPDEQGIILDLESSTETLVDAAVAQLGLPTSGRSAGPPPSPTPARR
- the manD gene encoding D-mannonate dehydratase ManD; translation: MKIVAADVIVSSPDRNFVTLKITTEDGLTGLGDGTLNGRELSVASYLRDHVAPLLVGRDAHNIEDAWQFLYRSAYWRRGPVTMAAIAAVDVALWDIKAKAAGMPLYQLLGGASRTGIMAYGHASGRDLPELFDSIRAHLDEGFRSIRVQTSVPGINAVYGVAAQPSSGGKRYDYEPAQRIPLPAEEDWDTRAYLRHLPGVFEAVRAEFGPELPLLHDGHHRMTPIQAARLGKSLEPYDLFWLEDCTPAENQEALRLVRQHTTTPLAIGEIFNTVWDYQTLIREQLIDYVRSAVTHTGGITAMRKLLDFAAQYQIKSGIHGPTDISPVGMAAALHLDLAIHNFGIQEYMRHGELTNEVFRQSFTFADGYLHPGDQPGIGVELDEEAAARFPYQPAYLPYNRLKDGTVHDW
- a CDS encoding LacI family DNA-binding transcriptional regulator is translated as MREPAMTDVARLAGVSHQTVSRVLNDHPNVREATRLRVRAAIAELGYRPNRAARTLVTGRSQLIGVVAQNSTLYGPASLLAAFEQAAAQAGFAVSVGSVSTLDRRSILAAVERHLDHRVAGIVVIAPVASANEALDHLPDQVPAVTVDGDLNRQAALVTVDQVAGAAMATRHLLEHGHRTVWHVSGPADWFDSAGRVAGWRSALRAAGAEEPPLLSADWSAASGYRAGQMLARMPEATAVFAANDHLALGVLRALSERGRRVPAEVSVVGFDDVPEAAYFIPPLTTVRPDFDAVARASLGLLLSQIESGMPTRERHTIAPTLVTRDSVAGPAR
- a CDS encoding serine/threonine protein kinase produces the protein MSHGLRAGDPARLGGYELLDRLGEGGMGSVFLARSPQGRRVAVKVVRADLSHDDEFRGRFRSEVNRARQVPPFCTAEVLDADPDHDPPYLVVEYVEGPSLAQFVRDQGPLGAAGVHSMAVGVATALTAIHGAGVIHRDLKPANVLLAPGGVKVIDFGIARAFEATSRHTRTNQLVGTAAYMAPERFEPASGQPVGPAADVFAWGAVVGYAATGRNPFGGNSATDTAMRILTQPPDLTGLDGPLRELVGRALAKNPADRPTARELLDGLLTAAPSTSPAQPAPAAAVSPAPTGAAGDGGYPTDGAGSGRRRRLTGLAVTAVVIAALVSSALFGPQLLGGGADRDPVGSTGNGTPAADGPTSPAAGTPSPSPSPSGTDRTRAMLSGERRVLLHVVQIDRDLSLPFDRTLRVGDGTGPDALFVLDPVGVDYMIKSLNPDVAHQPCLGVKIDSAGYASLVGVDCQPTPATVFDISRDGWDDKGRLAYSIINETYGVLEWNADEKRLHVQEQGDAPVGTTFSLVDRGAL
- a CDS encoding aldo/keto reductase; protein product: MQATQRVRLGRTEVEVTRLGVGLAQIGGLYTPVGDSAARVTVDTAWDLGLRYFDTAPLYGCGLSERRAGAVLADRPRAEFTLSTKVGRLLVPGDDDPQGIWAEPTGLRPVFDFSYAGVRRSYADSLERLGLDRIDIAHIHDPDAHLADALRQAYPALADLRAAGEIGAVSAGMNQAPALVTLARAADLDCVMLAGRYTLLDQSGLAELLPLCQRRQISVLAAGVYNSGLLADPKPGAFYDYAPADAALVERAHAIRTVCDRHGVPLRAAAIQFPLGHPAVASVVVGAHDPRQIADNITMFEWDIPGALWADLKRAGLLAREVPTP